From one Verrucomicrobiota bacterium genomic stretch:
- a CDS encoding 50S ribosomal protein L10: MRQEKQYIRDEYLARLKSSPFFIVVDYRSLKVHQFTELRKRLRQVGSELRVVKNSIFRIAAHEAQLADLKGSLSGQVAVVTGQQDVSAAAKVVKTFQTEFEKPKLQFGYLKDQRLEAADVLALADLPSIEVLRGKLVGLIQAPATRLAAVLSAPGSQLARVIKARSDQAA, from the coding sequence ATGAGACAGGAAAAGCAATACATTCGCGACGAGTATTTGGCGCGCCTCAAGTCGTCCCCGTTTTTTATCGTGGTCGATTATCGCAGCCTCAAGGTTCACCAGTTTACGGAGCTTCGAAAGCGGTTGCGCCAGGTCGGCAGCGAACTTCGCGTCGTCAAGAACTCCATCTTCCGTATTGCCGCTCATGAGGCGCAACTGGCAGACCTGAAAGGGAGTTTGTCGGGCCAAGTGGCCGTCGTGACGGGGCAGCAGGACGTCTCGGCGGCCGCCAAGGTCGTCAAGACTTTTCAAACGGAGTTTGAAAAACCCAAGCTGCAATTTGGTTACTTGAAGGATCAGCGTCTGGAAGCAGCCGATGTTCTGGCCCTGGCCGATTTGCCGTCGATCGAAGTGTTGAGGGGGAAATTGGTTGGGCTGATTCAAGCCCCCGCCACGCGTTTGGCTGCGGTGCTGAGCGCTCCCGGTTCCCAGCTTGCGCGCGTGATCAAGGCCCGTTCCGATCAGGCCGCGTGA
- a CDS encoding 50S ribosomal protein L7/L12: MADIANIVEELSKLTVLEAAELVKQLETKWGVSAAAPVAVAAAPAGGAAGAAAPAAEAKTAFDVILASVPADKKIAVIKVVREVKAGLGLAEAKKLVEEAPKPVLEGANKADADAAKKKLEEAGAKVEVK, translated from the coding sequence ATGGCAGACATTGCAAATATCGTGGAAGAACTGAGCAAGCTTACGGTCCTTGAGGCCGCCGAGCTCGTCAAACAACTCGAAACCAAGTGGGGTGTCAGCGCGGCCGCGCCCGTGGCCGTGGCAGCTGCACCTGCCGGAGGCGCTGCCGGCGCCGCCGCCCCCGCGGCGGAAGCCAAGACGGCCTTCGATGTGATTCTGGCTTCGGTCCCCGCCGACAAGAAGATCGCAGTCATCAAAGTGGTCCGCGAAGTCAAAGCGGGACTGGGTTTGGCGGAAGCGAAGAAACTGGTTGAGGAAGCGCCCAAGCCGGTTCTGGAAGGCGCCAACAAGGCCGACGCCGATGCGGCCAAGAAGAAGCTTGAGGAAGCCGGCGCGAAAGTCGAAGTCAAGTGA
- the tuf gene encoding elongation factor Tu has translation MAKEAFQRTKPHVNVGTIGHVDHGKSTLTAAIVAVQSRRSLAKAISYADITKGGTVRDATKTVTIAVSHVEYETATRHYAHVDCPGHADYVKNMITGAAQMDGAILVVSAADGPMPQTREHILLARQVGVPAIVVFLNKVDLVDDKELLDLVEMEIRDLLSKYNFPGDTTPIVRGSATAALEAKPEGEAAIQGLMDAIDSFIPLPTREVDKPFLMCIEDVFNIEGRGTVVTGRVERGELNKMSEVEIVGLRDTRKTTATDIEMFRKLLDKASAGDNVGILLRGTKKEEVERGMVLAKPGTITPHTKFKAEVYVLSKEEGGRHTPFFNKYRPQFYFRTSDVTGNITLPQGVEMVVPGDNVSVEVELIAPVAMERGQRFAIREGGRTIGAGRISEVMA, from the coding sequence ATGGCAAAGGAAGCGTTTCAAAGGACAAAGCCGCACGTTAACGTCGGCACCATCGGACACGTCGATCATGGCAAGTCCACTTTAACGGCGGCCATCGTCGCGGTTCAGTCGCGGAGGAGTCTGGCCAAGGCGATCAGCTACGCGGACATCACCAAGGGTGGAACTGTGCGCGACGCCACGAAGACCGTGACGATTGCCGTTTCGCATGTGGAGTATGAAACGGCGACGCGCCACTATGCTCACGTGGATTGCCCGGGCCACGCGGACTACGTCAAGAACATGATCACAGGTGCCGCGCAGATGGACGGCGCGATCTTGGTGGTCAGCGCCGCGGATGGTCCCATGCCTCAGACCCGCGAGCACATTTTGCTGGCCCGCCAAGTCGGGGTGCCTGCGATCGTGGTCTTTTTGAACAAAGTGGACCTCGTGGATGACAAGGAGTTGCTGGATCTCGTTGAGATGGAGATTCGCGACTTGTTGTCGAAGTATAATTTCCCGGGCGACACGACTCCCATTGTGCGTGGATCGGCCACCGCTGCGTTGGAGGCCAAGCCGGAAGGCGAGGCGGCGATTCAAGGTCTGATGGACGCGATTGATTCGTTCATTCCGCTGCCGACGCGTGAAGTGGACAAGCCCTTCCTCATGTGCATTGAGGACGTTTTCAACATTGAGGGACGCGGCACGGTGGTGACGGGTCGTGTGGAGCGCGGAGAGTTGAATAAGATGTCGGAAGTCGAAATCGTGGGTCTGCGGGATACCCGCAAGACGACGGCGACGGACATCGAGATGTTCCGCAAGTTGCTCGACAAAGCCAGCGCGGGCGACAATGTGGGCATTCTCTTGCGGGGCACCAAGAAGGAGGAGGTTGAGCGCGGCATGGTGTTGGCGAAGCCCGGCACCATCACCCCGCATACGAAGTTCAAGGCCGAAGTGTATGTCCTTTCGAAGGAGGAAGGAGGGCGTCACACGCCGTTTTTCAACAAATATCGTCCTCAGTTTTATTTCCGCACGAGCGATGTGACCGGAAACATCACCTTGCCCCAAGGCGTCGAAATGGTGGTGCCTGGAGACAATGTTTCGGTCGAGGTCGAACTGATCGCGCCAGTCGCCATGGAAAGAGGACAGCGTTTCGCGATCCGCGAAGGCGGTCGAACCATCGGTGCTGGTCGTATCAGCGAGGTCATGGCTTGA
- the rplK gene encoding 50S ribosomal protein L11: MAKKVTGQIKLQIPAGQANPAPPIGPALGQHGVNIMAFCKDFNAATKDQAGLVIPVVITVYQDKSFTYITKSPPAAVLLKKAAGIASGSKTPNKDKVGKVTRKQVMDIVKLKFKDMNSNTEESAFRVISGTARSMGIEVIS; the protein is encoded by the coding sequence ATGGCGAAAAAAGTCACCGGCCAAATCAAACTGCAAATTCCTGCAGGCCAAGCTAATCCCGCACCTCCGATCGGCCCCGCATTGGGTCAGCATGGGGTGAACATCATGGCCTTTTGCAAGGATTTCAACGCGGCGACCAAGGACCAGGCGGGCTTGGTCATTCCCGTGGTCATCACCGTTTATCAGGATAAGTCCTTCACCTATATCACCAAGTCTCCGCCCGCCGCCGTGCTCCTCAAGAAGGCGGCCGGGATCGCTTCCGGATCGAAGACTCCCAATAAGGACAAGGTCGGCAAAGTGACGCGCAAGCAAGTCATGGATATCGTCAAATTGAAGTTCAAAGACATGAACTCCAACACGGAGGAATCGGCTTTCCGCGTCATCTCCGGCACCGCCCGGAGTATGGGGATCGAAGTCATTTCGTAG
- the nusG gene encoding transcription termination/antitermination factor NusG, with product MNSQWFVIHTLSGQEQKVKESIEKRLKAEEMTEYIHEVLVPMEKVAEVRSGKKTVTTRKLYPGYVFIDMVLLDENKRLLPKPWQFVHETQGIIGFVGGERPSPASAEEIDSIKAQISESEDHERPKVSFEVGETVKINDGPFLNFSGVIEEIEPDRGKLKVTVNIFGRNTPVELEYWQVEKA from the coding sequence ATGAATAGCCAGTGGTTTGTCATCCATACGCTCTCCGGACAGGAACAGAAAGTGAAAGAGAGCATTGAGAAGCGCCTCAAAGCGGAGGAGATGACGGAGTATATCCATGAGGTGCTCGTGCCCATGGAGAAGGTTGCCGAGGTGCGCAGTGGCAAGAAGACGGTCACCACACGGAAGCTCTATCCTGGCTACGTTTTCATTGACATGGTGCTCCTTGACGAAAACAAGCGCTTGCTGCCCAAGCCCTGGCAGTTTGTTCATGAAACCCAGGGGATCATCGGTTTTGTCGGGGGCGAACGTCCCAGCCCGGCTTCCGCTGAGGAAATTGATTCGATCAAGGCTCAGATCTCCGAATCGGAAGATCATGAAAGGCCGAAGGTTAGTTTTGAAGTTGGCGAAACCGTGAAGATCAACGACGGACCGTTCCTCAATTTCAGCGGTGTGATCGAGGAGATCGAGCCGGATCGCGGCAAGTTGAAGGTTACCGTGAACATCTTTGGGCGGAATACCCCTGTGGAGTTGGAGTACTGGCAGGTCGAAAAGGCCTGA
- the secE gene encoding preprotein translocase subunit SecE, translating into MRLSGYVGETREELKKCNWPSTEELKESTLVVMVVIAMLGFFTMAVDVVFRNVVQALL; encoded by the coding sequence ATGCGGCTTTCCGGCTACGTGGGCGAAACTCGTGAGGAGTTGAAGAAATGCAACTGGCCTTCGACCGAGGAACTGAAAGAATCGACTCTTGTTGTGATGGTCGTCATCGCCATGCTCGGTTTCTTCACCATGGCGGTGGATGTCGTCTTCCGTAACGTCGTCCAAGCCCTGCTCTAG
- a CDS encoding 50S ribosomal protein L1, translated as MPSKRYKKALALIDQAKPYNLKSAVDVLVKFPKAKFNETVEIAFRLGVDPKQSDQMVRGTVPLPHGSGKTVRVLVFAKSGPAADAAKAAGAEFVGFDEMIKQCNEGWTDFDVAIATPEAMVEVRKLGKVLGPRGLMPNPKTGTVTEDTAKAVREVKAGRVEFKTDKAGNVHVPVGKASFSAEQIAENTRAVIDAVVRARPSSVRGVYVQSCTLSATMSPPISIDLRDVNASAAA; from the coding sequence ATGCCCAGCAAACGATACAAAAAAGCCCTTGCCCTGATCGACCAGGCTAAACCCTACAACCTCAAGTCTGCCGTCGACGTGCTTGTCAAATTTCCGAAAGCGAAGTTTAACGAGACCGTCGAAATTGCTTTCCGTCTTGGAGTGGATCCCAAGCAGTCGGATCAGATGGTTCGCGGAACGGTTCCTCTGCCCCACGGCAGCGGCAAGACGGTCCGGGTGCTGGTCTTTGCCAAGAGCGGACCTGCGGCGGATGCGGCCAAGGCGGCGGGAGCCGAGTTCGTCGGGTTCGACGAAATGATTAAACAATGCAACGAGGGTTGGACTGATTTTGACGTTGCCATTGCGACCCCCGAAGCGATGGTGGAAGTTCGCAAGTTGGGCAAGGTTCTTGGTCCGCGTGGCCTCATGCCCAATCCCAAGACCGGCACGGTCACGGAAGACACGGCGAAGGCGGTGCGCGAAGTCAAAGCAGGGAGGGTCGAATTCAAGACGGACAAGGCTGGCAACGTGCATGTTCCGGTTGGGAAGGCTTCATTTTCCGCGGAGCAAATTGCCGAGAACACGAGAGCTGTGATTGATGCGGTGGTGCGGGCGCGACCTTCCAGCGTGCGGGGGGTCTACGTGCAATCCTGCACTCTGAGCGCCACGATGAGTCCGCCGATTTCGATCGATTTGCGGGACGTCAACGCTTCCGCCGCCGCCTAA